One Panicum virgatum strain AP13 chromosome 9K, P.virgatum_v5, whole genome shotgun sequence genomic region harbors:
- the LOC120649042 gene encoding acyl carrier protein 3, chloroplastic-like isoform X2, giving the protein MAAPVAAATGRSAYSPALRGMDAVSFRVSASFPRQRASFPSIRVQRIPKRFQVSCSAKQETIEKVCEIVKGQLALPEDSTVTGETKFVDLGADSLDTVEIVMGLEEAFQISVDESSAQEIQTVGDAAALIDKLITEKVA; this is encoded by the exons ATGGCTGCTCCCGTCGCCGCAGCCACCGGAAGATCCGCCTACTCCCCTGCGCTACGG GGAATGGATGCGGTGTCGTTTCGAGTATCAGCATCTTTCCCCAGGCAAAGAGCAAGCTTTCCATCAATTCGGGTGCAGCGGATTCCAAAGCGCTTTCAGGTGTCATGCTCG GCTAAACaagaaactattgagaaggtttGTGAAATAGTGAAGGGTCAGTTAGCTCTACCTGAAGACAGCACTGTAACAGGAGAGACAAAGTTTGTGGACCTTGGAGCTGATTCACTTGACACT GTCGAAATTGTGATGGGGCTTGAGGAGGCATTCCAAATCAGCGTGGATGAATCAAGCGCTCAGGAGATCCAAACGGTGGGGGACGCTGCGGCTCTCATCGACAAGCTTATCACAGAGAAGGTTGCTTGA
- the LOC120649042 gene encoding acyl carrier protein 3, chloroplastic-like isoform X1, translating to MAAPVAAATGRSAYSPALRVQGMDAVSFRVSASFPRQRASFPSIRVQRIPKRFQVSCSAKQETIEKVCEIVKGQLALPEDSTVTGETKFVDLGADSLDTVEIVMGLEEAFQISVDESSAQEIQTVGDAAALIDKLITEKVA from the exons ATGGCTGCTCCCGTCGCCGCAGCCACCGGAAGATCCGCCTACTCCCCTGCGCTACGGGTACAG GGAATGGATGCGGTGTCGTTTCGAGTATCAGCATCTTTCCCCAGGCAAAGAGCAAGCTTTCCATCAATTCGGGTGCAGCGGATTCCAAAGCGCTTTCAGGTGTCATGCTCG GCTAAACaagaaactattgagaaggtttGTGAAATAGTGAAGGGTCAGTTAGCTCTACCTGAAGACAGCACTGTAACAGGAGAGACAAAGTTTGTGGACCTTGGAGCTGATTCACTTGACACT GTCGAAATTGTGATGGGGCTTGAGGAGGCATTCCAAATCAGCGTGGATGAATCAAGCGCTCAGGAGATCCAAACGGTGGGGGACGCTGCGGCTCTCATCGACAAGCTTATCACAGAGAAGGTTGCTTGA